AATAGATGAATCATGGAGATCTTGATGTTGGTAAGATCCTGAACAATAAAAGATTtctcaaaacaggaaagaatgctgCATAACAATcccaaaatctcagtggcttacatTTCATGCTCTTCGTTCTTCAGTGGCTTAGATCTTGGCTGGATTAGGCTGGACTCCAGACTTTAGTTCTGGGTTCGTATCTGCAGCATGTATCTTCGATCTGGGACCCAgactaaaaaagcaaaaatacctGGAACAtgcttttctgatggctgaaggAGGTGGGACTTCAAGGGAGGCTTCTTGAAATTTGCCATGTTTTCTGCTCAGAAGTGACACATTGAAACCTTTACGTATATTCCATTATTTAAAGCAATGTCACAGAGTCAAGTCCCAAATCAGTGGGGTAGAAATGTATGTACACTCTGTCTACTGGGAGGCTCTGCAAAGGCACCTAACAGAGAATGTGGATATATACTTCTGTTGTGGGGTAAGAGGAGTTGGAGAGAGAATGTTGGAAAGATGATGAAAGAAATGGGTTAATAGAAAGCTACTGTGAAATTAAATTGAAGATAGTTGGTTGAGAATAAAGATGCTCAGGAAAAAAGATATGCATAATATATGCCAAGATACAACATTTTACTCCGATATGAATTTTCTTAAGGTTTCCATGTCAGGGTATCATATTGGCTTTTCTTATGTAACATCTGCCATCCCCACAACTGGCCCTGCAACCCAATTCTGAGTACCGTGGTTTTAGAAAGcttgaaaataattaatgaaataatgcaCCTGTAAAGGCACCAGTTCTTAGAGAAGTAGTTCTAAATGTGTTTATTTCAGCTACTGAATGTGTTCATTCATAGTTCTATATGTCATATCCATGTCTGCAACCCACCTTTCACAACAGAATCTTCTTTTCAGGGAGATGTCCTTTGCTTCTCAGATGTAATGCACTTTAAGTTTGTTATTCAACAGTGAAAATGAGTCATACAGAGGTAATACATATTTTCGTATGTTCTGCATCttcagggttccttttttttctttttttttaagtcatgtgGCTCCAgagtaattttcttattttcagctTGTACAGTGAGAGACAGTATAGCATTAGTGGTTAAAAGGAAGGACTTTTAGAGCAAACTGCCTAAGTTTGAATCCTAGCTAGTGGCTGTATAACTTTGGGCACAAAGTTACTTAACCTGGTGtggctctgttttctcatctgtaaaaaggaggTGATGATAGTACTTCATAGAATTATTAGGAAGgttaaataagttaatacatataaagcacttaaaatagtacctgacacacaataaataaatacttaaatactaGCTATTGttaatattgctttttatttagtGGCCATGTGAGTCATGGTTCTCACAGAACAAACATAGTTATTTAGTTGTCTGAATAGGCAAGGAAGTAATTTTTGATCCCTTTATTCTCTTGAATTCcaggttaaattaaaaataccttttgGAAATAAATTACTAGATGCCGTTTGTTTGGTACCTAACAAGAGCTTAACATATGGAATAATACTTACACATGGAGCGTCAGGAGATATGAACCTTCCTCATTTGATGTCACTGGCATCCCATCTTGCATCTCATGGGTTTTTTTGCCTGAGATTTACCTGTAAAGGCCTTAATATTGTACATAGAATTAAGGCATATAAATCAGTTTTGGTaagaaaatttctttatatttacttataacagaattttgttttaaaattcttaatatatttaagaCAAATTCTATTGGCAGttgttagatttatttaaaaagcttttaatgaATATTCTTAGAAACTCAATAGTACATGACAGCTGTATAGtagtcagatttttcttttttgctcttaGTTTCCATGGAGATGAGTGCTCCCATAATAAATGTTCTTTCATGGTACTACTAAGGAAATTATTTATGATGTAATTTTCTTAGTGGAATTATTTAACTTTAGAATACAGTTCTGGATATTTGCCTACTATACTATGAATGTATAAGTATAGCATTTTGAAGCTGTAAAATCCCTGGATAAcacaaatttgaaatttttaaagtccAGATTATTTCAAACTTGCTAAGTTTTTCAGGgctttaaattagattttattactATTCTATATTAGTTGGAAGATTTTACtggctttgtttttaatgtaattctttaaaaataatttaatactttttttgagacagggaaagtgatttttttttctcatttatttgccTGTATTTACCCAGCTATGATTTGATAGTGATAGTATGATCAGAAGAGCAAAGAACTGGTTACCTCTCTCAAGAAGAATCCCTTGAGATTTTATGGTTGTCTTTGCAAACAGAATTTTATACATTTCACTAATGATAAGAAATATATGTTGGTTTTTCCAGTGGTGTATTTCGTAGGAGAAGAACTGATaattttttggttggtttttctaGAATTACCTAAAGACCTCAGGAGAATACAAACTGGCAGGTGTTTTCCTTGGTGGTAAGTTGCAATACTTGCTTTTAAATCTACTTATATTAATATAGGAACAGGTGATcaacaattaaaattaattggTGATAGGAAGctaatttaaggatttttttgttttactaattcactttcttttttaacatcaaggcactttatttatttaaagcaaatTTAAACCTCATACATACATTTGGAACCCAAAGATCGTTCCTTTTATTTATATCCCTGAgtcactgtctctcaaatgatTCTTTGGTCCTTACCTCAAGTATTCTTCAGAAAACCTTTTTCTGAGTTGGGATCAATTTTTAGCATTTCATGAAGTTACAGATGTCCATTGTGGATATTAAAACTTGTTAATTGCCACCTTTTGGAGTTAAGTGATAGAGTGATGGATGaacagtaaatgaaatcttacttGCCATATTAACACCACTTCTATATATGAATGTTTGTATTTCAAACTGAActtaattttaattgatttttaggTCGTTCAATGGGCTCAAGAGCAGCTGCTTCTGTAATATGCCATATTGAGCCAGATGATGCTGATGATTTTGTTCGAGGTCTCATTTGTATTTCTTACCCACTGCACCATCCAAAGCAGCAACATAAACTTAGAGATGAAGATCTCTATCGTATAAAAGATCCTGTATTGTTTGTGTCAGGCTCAGCGGATGAAATGTGTGAAAAGGTGAATTATAGCTTGATGTTTGCATAAATGAGAGAGTGAATGAAAGACACTGTCTTGGGAACAAGATATTATCTGCAACTTTCAATCTCTTTAAAAGGTGCTGATTGGACTAATGCTAGTTTTGTGACTTAGTTACCTGTTacttcagaaaactgaaaaatacaagcATACTGACAGAATTCATCTCCCTGGAAAGAGTTGCTAAACGGATTGACTCTTATTTGGGAATAAAAAGATTAATATCTGAATCTTGTGATTAGGGGATTTATACTAGGCTGTACATTTGATTTATCATTTCAACATTTAAGCAGATTCTTCAGTTTGTTATAAAATTGACTTGAGACAGAGTAACTTAAACATGTTACTATAGATGGTCTAATGGATGCTTGGTCTATTCTATGATATTGCTGTATTTGAGAGATGTGGACTGCCACTTCTGCGGACATTTCTTTGCATAGTCCATTGCCTTGAATGTAGTCTATAGAGTAGATATTAATGAATATTAGTGAATGGATGCCAGTATAGGtggtgcagggagagagagggtctTTATTAAACCCCGAAAGAGCATTAGTCtagcatccttttctttttttcctttagaacttGTTGGAGAAAGTGGCACAGAAAATGCAAGCTCCCAATAAAATCCACTGGATTGAGAAGGCAAATCATTCCATGGCAGTGAAAGGACGATCAACaaatgatgttttcaaagaaataaatacacagattTTGTTTTGGATCCAGGaaatcactgaaatggacaagaGATAATTGTATCTAGCTACAagctacattatttttaatacaaatacaGTTCATTTGATAAAGAACAGCATACCTCTCAGCATTTTGAGATATTTCAGATGAAGTTAATGTTCTTTAATgtttcccccatttttaaaacacatttcaatTGTGAAATTAATGTCctttataaaatgtcttttgaAAGCACTGTTATAGTTGTATAAAGATGATGTACAAATATTGAAGTGgtctaaatataatttattttcattaatatagttaagttttgaaaaaaaaattaaacatttgaatTTTGTTACAATCGAACTTTTGTCTTATTTGCTATGCAACTGAGAAAGTACTCTAATTTTGCAGAGTAgtgtctttaaaaaaggaaaacaactgtTTATTATGGTAAATTCAGTGTTTTATAGAATGTATGCATTCATTCACCTAATCTTTTAATATCAAGGGA
The Mustela lutreola isolate mMusLut2 chromosome 13, mMusLut2.pri, whole genome shotgun sequence genome window above contains:
- the TEX30 gene encoding testis-expressed protein 30 isoform X1, coding for MSHTEVKLKIPFGNKLLDAVCLVPNKSLTYGIILTHGASGDMNLPHLMSLASHLASHGFFCLRFTCKGLNIVHRIKAYKSVLNYLKTSGEYKLAGVFLGGRSMGSRAAASVICHIEPDDADDFVRGLICISYPLHHPKQQHKLRDEDLYRIKDPVLFVSGSADEMCEKNLLEKVAQKMQAPNKIHWIEKANHSMAVKGRSTNDVFKEINTQILFWIQEITEMDKR
- the TEX30 gene encoding testis-expressed protein 30 isoform X2 gives rise to the protein MNLPHLMSLASHLASHGFFCLRFTCKGLNIVHRIKAYKSVLNYLKTSGEYKLAGVFLGGRSMGSRAAASVICHIEPDDADDFVRGLICISYPLHHPKQQHKLRDEDLYRIKDPVLFVSGSADEMCEKNLLEKVAQKMQAPNKIHWIEKANHSMAVKGRSTNDVFKEINTQILFWIQEITEMDKR